The following coding sequences are from one Hydra vulgaris chromosome 04, alternate assembly HydraT2T_AEP window:
- the LOC101236160 gene encoding uncharacterized protein LOC101236160 — translation MAKLSANKNVGRTNCVAIDDSESSQYAFQWYIKNYHKPEDSLVLIHIHQIPHTGAFGLMYTKLEHSEILQTTLEYSIKKSKNLMSKYAAECMKNNVKYKCILEDDIKAPGQMICDISKENNANLLVIGQKRIGSEFIGKTCNYVLKNSSIPVLMVPYSWRLKNRKNSLNMD, via the coding sequence ATGGCAAAACTATCTGCGAACAAAAACGTAGGCAGAACTAATTGTGTCGCAATTGATGACAGTGAGTCGAGTCAATATGCTTTTCAGtggtatattaaaaattatcataagcCTGAAGATAGCTTAGTTCTCATTCACATACATCAAATTCCGCACACTGGTGCATTTGGTTTAATGTACACAAAATTAGAACATTCAGAAATATTACAAACGACATTGGAATATAGcatcaaaaaaagcaaaaatttgatGTCCAAATATGCAGCAGAGTGCATGAagaataatgtaaaatataaatgcattttagAAGATGATATAAAAGCACCAGGTCAAATGATTTGTGatatttctaaagaaaataatGCTAATCTTTTGGTTATTGGTCAAAAACGCATTGGCTCTGAGTTTATTGGAAAAACTTGTAACTATGTCTTGAAGAACTCATCTATTCCAGTGCTGATGGTTCCATACAGTTGGAGattaaaaaataggaaaaacagtttgaatatggattaa